One part of the Bdellovibrio sp. KM01 genome encodes these proteins:
- a CDS encoding aminotransferase class V-fold PLP-dependent enzyme, with protein MYKHLYQRFLKANPAQLHFACHSHHYWPDVTREAQLQYWDDTTKYVDGKWEHIFSVKVPQAQKLISEVLNLSHPEQIVFAPNTHEFVFRLLSSLDWGNKIRVLTTDSEFYSFDRQINRLSELPQFEVVKVPTQPFDTFHERFEQAMEAADWNLIFLSHVFFNSGLVCDVERLAKDAPSDCPFIIDGYHSFMAVPLNIKPIQDKVFYLGGSYKYAQGGEGCCFLYVPPATRHRPMYTGWFAELSKLSAIGDEVGYPVDALQYAGSTMDFTAMYRLIATLEKFKDEGLTVTKIHQIVQQNQQLFLEELEKVKHPLVNRGSLLVSELKNHGHFLTFDLPSTEATSELVKKMKTRGLYTDSRGSRLRFGFGLYHDAADIIAAVAKI; from the coding sequence ATGTACAAACATCTGTATCAAAGATTCCTGAAAGCGAACCCTGCCCAACTTCACTTTGCCTGCCATAGTCATCACTACTGGCCGGATGTCACCCGCGAAGCCCAACTGCAATACTGGGACGATACGACCAAATATGTCGATGGAAAATGGGAGCACATCTTTTCAGTGAAGGTGCCTCAAGCGCAAAAACTGATTTCGGAAGTTCTGAATCTTTCCCACCCTGAACAAATCGTCTTTGCCCCGAACACTCATGAGTTTGTTTTTCGCCTGTTGAGTTCCTTGGATTGGGGAAATAAAATTCGCGTGCTAACGACAGATTCGGAGTTTTATTCTTTTGATCGTCAAATCAACCGCCTATCCGAGTTGCCCCAATTTGAAGTGGTAAAAGTACCGACACAACCCTTTGATACTTTTCACGAGCGCTTTGAGCAGGCTATGGAAGCTGCTGACTGGAACTTGATTTTTTTAAGTCATGTGTTCTTTAATTCAGGATTGGTTTGTGATGTGGAGCGCCTGGCGAAAGATGCTCCGTCTGACTGCCCGTTCATAATTGATGGCTACCATTCCTTTATGGCGGTCCCGTTAAATATAAAACCGATTCAGGACAAAGTTTTCTATCTGGGTGGATCTTATAAATATGCTCAGGGTGGCGAAGGGTGTTGCTTCTTGTATGTTCCGCCGGCGACTCGTCACCGCCCAATGTACACCGGCTGGTTTGCGGAGCTTTCAAAACTTTCAGCCATTGGCGATGAGGTTGGTTATCCGGTGGATGCCCTTCAATATGCGGGAAGCACTATGGACTTTACGGCCATGTACCGCTTGATCGCCACACTTGAGAAATTCAAAGACGAAGGCCTGACGGTTACAAAGATTCATCAGATCGTTCAACAAAATCAGCAGTTATTTTTAGAAGAACTGGAAAAGGTAAAACATCCTTTGGTGAATCGCGGAAGCTTGCTGGTTTCTGAATTAAAAAACCATGGTCACTTTTTAACTTTCGACCTACCGTCGACAGAAGCGACTTCCGAGCTGGTTAAAAAAATGAAAACCCGGGGTCTTTATACGGACTCCCGGGGCTCACGTTTAAGATTTGGTTTTGGGCTTTATCACGATGCCGCCGACATTATCGCGGCGGTCGCGAAAATCTAA
- the recO gene encoding DNA repair protein RecO — MSQAKDKFIILRKMKYGESDLILHAISPQGEKLSFIARGALKSKKRFGGGILEPTHFVSFTYKESSDEGKLHTLQEASLINDFPGIRQDYDHLEFALHVLDCVGKVSQEGDKHSDFLFNLLGHTLKSIEIAQDVLVLKMHFYLRFLLQQGVIQPEPWMGPFLKTNLAETNTLVIHRQVVDEELNNVENMVRHYIAHAVI; from the coding sequence ATGTCCCAAGCTAAAGATAAATTTATAATTTTGCGCAAAATGAAGTACGGCGAGTCCGACTTGATTTTGCACGCAATTTCTCCTCAGGGAGAGAAGTTATCTTTCATTGCTCGCGGCGCTTTAAAAAGTAAAAAGCGTTTCGGCGGCGGGATTCTGGAACCCACGCACTTTGTCTCCTTCACTTACAAAGAGAGTTCGGACGAGGGGAAGCTGCACACGTTGCAGGAAGCTTCCTTAATCAATGATTTCCCCGGTATTCGCCAAGACTACGATCATCTGGAATTTGCTCTGCATGTTTTAGATTGCGTGGGCAAGGTTTCGCAAGAAGGGGATAAGCATTCCGATTTTCTGTTCAATCTTTTAGGTCACACCTTAAAGTCGATTGAAATCGCGCAAGACGTTTTAGTGTTAAAGATGCATTTCTATCTGCGCTTCTTGCTTCAACAAGGTGTGATTCAACCAGAACCGTGGATGGGCCCGTTCCTAAAAACAAATCTTGCAGAAACCAATACGCTGGTGATCCATCGCCAAGTCGTCGACGAAGAATTAAATAACGTCGAAAATATGGTAAGACATTATATTGCTCACGCAGTAATCTAA
- a CDS encoding fatty acid desaturase, which translates to MTKKRIEWPVALFLTLNPLITFILMPIYFYMHGFELGIALFALVFAAATNLSITAGYHRLFSHKSYDAHPVAKAIFLLIGASAFQGSALKWSSDHRRHHTHIDGEKDPYNINEGFWYAHMGWMFFKDSVDQKIQAPDLEKDWMINFQHKYYGYVAIATGFVVPTLIGAAMGSWLGGLVIAGGLRIFLTQQSTFFVNSLCHTLGKQTYSKEISARDSWFVAVLTHGEGYHNFHHKFQIDYRNGIKWYHWDPTKWVINTLNYMGLAYKLRQISNVEILKARLQAESTELKKVGFADEQLVAMKEKIIEAQAKIKKLREDYEQFKADAVRKREELKEAYDHKLAELKRELEVAHLEFQMGMKLWKLHLRSV; encoded by the coding sequence ATGACAAAGAAAAGAATTGAATGGCCAGTGGCGCTTTTTCTGACGCTAAACCCGCTGATCACGTTCATCCTCATGCCGATTTACTTCTATATGCACGGCTTTGAGTTGGGAATCGCACTTTTTGCGCTTGTTTTCGCAGCTGCTACAAATTTAAGCATCACTGCAGGTTATCACCGTTTATTTTCACACAAAAGCTATGATGCACATCCAGTGGCTAAGGCGATCTTTTTGCTAATTGGTGCTTCTGCATTCCAAGGCTCTGCATTGAAATGGTCTTCTGATCACCGTCGTCACCATACGCATATCGATGGCGAAAAGGATCCTTACAACATCAATGAAGGTTTCTGGTACGCACATATGGGCTGGATGTTCTTTAAGGACTCTGTAGACCAAAAAATCCAAGCTCCAGATCTTGAAAAAGACTGGATGATCAACTTTCAGCATAAATACTATGGCTATGTAGCGATCGCTACTGGCTTTGTGGTCCCAACTTTGATTGGTGCTGCAATGGGTTCTTGGTTGGGCGGCTTGGTTATCGCCGGTGGCCTAAGAATTTTCCTTACTCAGCAATCAACTTTCTTTGTGAATTCTTTGTGCCATACATTGGGCAAACAAACTTATTCCAAAGAAATCTCGGCGCGTGATTCTTGGTTCGTAGCGGTTCTGACTCATGGCGAAGGTTACCATAACTTCCACCATAAATTCCAAATCGATTACCGCAACGGTATCAAATGGTATCACTGGGATCCGACAAAATGGGTCATCAACACTTTGAACTATATGGGCCTAGCTTACAAACTTCGCCAAATTTCAAATGTTGAGATTTTGAAAGCCCGCTTGCAGGCAGAGTCGACTGAACTTAAAAAGGTTGGTTTCGCTGATGAGCAATTGGTTGCGATGAAAGAAAAAATCATCGAAGCTCAGGCAAAAATCAAAAAACTTCGTGAAGACTATGAACAATTTAAAGCAGATGCAGTTCGTAAACGTGAAGAATTGAAAGAGGCTTACGACCACAAGCTCGCGGAATTGAAACGCGAATTGGAAGTAGCTCACCTGGAATTCCAAATGGGAATGAAGTTGTGGAAGCTGCACCTTAGATCTGTTTAA
- a CDS encoding HAD-IC family P-type ATPase, with amino-acid sequence MQIEKSREPYRSSIVEIAKTEPSPEQGLSSSEASLRLQKYGLNVFPTKKPKPLWQIFLGQFLSPLIYILLVAGIIAILIGDARDAIFIAVILLINSIIGTTQEKSAQNSALALRRMAETKSLVLRDGEKREIPSLEIVVGDVVLLESGNKVPADLRLLATHALEVDESLLTGESLTVFKYAESISEEHASLGDRKNMAFTGSLVVRGRGKGLVTAVSIQTELGKIANSLNIEESAGTPLLIRMEKLTQNIAISLLVVTAVMAGLLFWRGHNYYDVLVFSVALAVSAIPEGLPVALTVALAVASRRMAKKNVIVRKLPAVEALGSCNYIATDKTGTLTVNQLTVQKIVTPDGKEHVIEGSGLDPGNVHVVDSQLASLIRCGVLCNEAQLFQQEGVWMGHGDSVDLAFLVLGRKGQISAVSDDLLIDDIPFEPEHQYAATLHAGVEQNPLISAKGAVEKLLPMCDRMYVNGHKHHLSSEQILKQADRMAEAGYRVLALAGKSVSGAVKEIQKPLTGLTFYGLVGMIDPLRPDAAQAVRHCQRVGIRVAMVTGDHPKTSLAIARQLDLAHSIDDVVTGPALKKCKGGVELIKLISLAKVFARVEPQQKLQIVQSLIAQGYFVAVTGDGANDAPALKAANVGVAMGLSGTDVAKEAADLIVTDDKFSSIVAGVEQGRIVYNNLRKVVYLLISTAAAEMLIFVLSIIFDTPMPLTAAQILWLNLVTNGIQDIGLSFEPGEGDELDHRPRRPNEPIFDRLMLERVILSAVVIGGMGYWYFHQLLQSGIGIDMARNDLLLFLVLFENLMLGNCRSEEKSIFKLNPLRNPFLLGGAVLAQGIHIAAMYTPGLSDLLGVGAVPVQEWVRMLMMAISVLAVIEIHKLIKIRGLKARLATG; translated from the coding sequence ATGCAAATTGAAAAAAGTCGCGAGCCCTATCGAAGTTCAATCGTGGAAATTGCTAAAACGGAGCCCTCACCCGAACAAGGACTGTCGTCATCAGAGGCAAGTTTGCGACTGCAGAAGTATGGACTCAATGTGTTTCCGACAAAGAAACCCAAGCCTCTTTGGCAGATATTCTTAGGACAGTTTTTGAGTCCTCTTATTTACATTCTTCTGGTAGCGGGAATCATTGCCATTCTTATTGGTGATGCCAGAGATGCTATTTTTATCGCCGTTATTTTACTAATAAACTCAATTATTGGGACGACTCAGGAGAAGAGTGCACAGAACAGTGCTTTAGCCTTACGTCGCATGGCTGAAACTAAATCATTGGTATTAAGAGATGGGGAGAAGCGAGAAATTCCGTCACTGGAAATTGTGGTTGGAGACGTTGTGCTATTGGAATCTGGAAATAAGGTGCCTGCAGATTTGCGACTTCTGGCGACTCACGCCTTGGAAGTCGATGAGTCCTTGCTTACGGGAGAGTCTCTGACGGTTTTTAAATATGCGGAATCAATTTCTGAGGAACATGCTTCCTTAGGTGATCGAAAAAATATGGCTTTTACGGGCTCTTTGGTAGTTCGAGGTCGGGGGAAGGGCTTGGTGACGGCTGTCAGTATTCAGACGGAGTTGGGAAAAATTGCCAATTCCCTGAATATAGAAGAGTCCGCGGGAACACCGCTTTTGATTCGTATGGAAAAACTCACTCAGAATATCGCTATTTCATTGCTGGTGGTGACGGCTGTCATGGCGGGGCTTCTTTTTTGGAGGGGACACAATTACTATGATGTATTGGTATTCAGTGTAGCATTGGCTGTTTCAGCGATTCCCGAAGGTCTTCCCGTCGCTTTGACAGTGGCTTTAGCTGTCGCCAGTCGTCGCATGGCCAAGAAAAATGTAATCGTCAGAAAACTTCCTGCGGTTGAAGCGCTGGGCTCGTGTAACTATATTGCGACCGACAAAACTGGAACTCTGACGGTGAATCAGCTGACAGTACAAAAGATTGTAACGCCCGACGGGAAAGAGCACGTCATTGAGGGGAGCGGTCTAGATCCCGGCAACGTACACGTCGTTGACAGCCAGTTGGCCTCGCTCATTCGGTGCGGAGTTTTGTGCAATGAGGCTCAGCTTTTTCAACAGGAAGGCGTTTGGATGGGCCACGGAGATTCTGTCGATCTGGCCTTCTTAGTTCTGGGGCGAAAGGGGCAGATCAGTGCGGTCTCTGATGATTTACTGATCGATGATATTCCGTTCGAGCCAGAGCACCAATACGCGGCGACGTTGCATGCCGGAGTCGAACAAAATCCGCTAATATCTGCGAAGGGTGCCGTTGAAAAATTGCTTCCGATGTGTGATCGAATGTACGTGAACGGCCATAAACACCATCTTTCTTCCGAGCAGATTTTAAAGCAGGCTGATCGGATGGCCGAGGCGGGATATCGAGTTTTAGCCTTGGCAGGAAAGTCTGTCTCCGGGGCGGTAAAAGAAATTCAAAAGCCGCTCACAGGACTGACTTTTTATGGGCTTGTCGGAATGATCGATCCCTTGCGCCCAGACGCTGCTCAGGCGGTTCGTCACTGTCAACGTGTGGGTATTCGTGTTGCTATGGTGACAGGAGATCATCCCAAGACCTCACTTGCGATTGCTAGACAGTTGGACCTAGCTCACTCGATCGACGATGTGGTAACGGGCCCTGCATTGAAAAAATGCAAAGGCGGAGTTGAACTCATTAAGTTGATTTCCTTGGCGAAAGTGTTTGCGCGTGTTGAACCACAACAGAAGTTACAGATCGTTCAAAGTTTAATTGCGCAAGGCTATTTTGTTGCCGTCACCGGTGATGGTGCTAACGATGCGCCAGCGTTGAAAGCGGCGAATGTGGGGGTGGCGATGGGTCTTAGCGGAACCGATGTTGCCAAGGAAGCAGCCGACCTGATTGTGACCGATGACAAGTTTTCATCCATAGTCGCAGGAGTCGAGCAGGGACGCATTGTTTATAATAATCTTCGCAAGGTCGTTTATCTTTTAATTTCCACAGCTGCCGCCGAAATGCTGATCTTTGTGTTAAGTATTATATTCGATACCCCAATGCCCCTGACAGCAGCGCAAATTTTGTGGCTAAATCTTGTAACTAATGGAATTCAAGACATTGGATTGTCCTTTGAGCCCGGTGAGGGGGATGAGCTGGACCATCGTCCACGCAGGCCCAATGAGCCGATATTTGATCGCTTGATGTTAGAACGAGTGATTTTATCGGCCGTCGTCATTGGGGGGATGGGTTATTGGTATTTCCACCAGCTTTTGCAGAGTGGAATTGGCATCGACATGGCTCGCAATGATCTATTGCTCTTCTTAGTGTTGTTCGAAAATTTGATGCTGGGAAATTGCCGTTCAGAAGAAAAATCGATTTTTAAACTCAACCCTCTTCGTAATCCATTTTTATTGGGCGGAGCGGTTCTCGCGCAAGGCATTCATATTGCTGCGATGTACACTCCAGGTTTAAGTGACCTGCTTGGGGTGGGAGCGGTTCCAGTTCAGGAATGGGTTCGAATGCTGATGATGGCTATATCTGTTTTGGCGGTCATTGAGATTCATAAGCTCATAAAAATTCGGGGCCTGAAGGCTCGACTGGCCACCGGCTAA
- a CDS encoding flagellin, with protein MGMRVTTNMAAINAQRNLVGSQRTINDSMAKLASGSRINKAADDAAGLAISESFKAQIRSANQAQRNANDGISMVQTAEGGLNEIGNIIVRLRELGIQASSDTIGDKERGMLNKEVVQLKDEMQRIANVTTWGTTKLLDGSSPSFDFQVGIHNNAEEDRISFKAQENVATLDSLGLAGIDFSSKEGAQESLNKLDDAQTSVNGTRANLGALQNRLTSTVDNLGVTVENMSAANSRIRDTDVAQASSEMTRNNILLQAGTSTLAQANQTNQLALKLIG; from the coding sequence ATGGGAATGAGAGTAACAACAAACATGGCTGCTATTAACGCTCAAAGAAACTTGGTTGGTTCACAAAGAACTATCAACGATTCAATGGCGAAATTGGCTTCTGGTTCACGTATCAATAAAGCTGCTGACGATGCTGCAGGTTTGGCGATTTCTGAAAGCTTCAAAGCTCAGATCCGCTCTGCTAATCAAGCACAACGCAATGCGAACGATGGTATCTCTATGGTTCAAACTGCTGAGGGTGGCTTGAATGAAATCGGTAACATCATCGTACGTCTACGTGAGCTAGGTATCCAGGCTTCTTCTGACACTATCGGTGACAAAGAGCGTGGCATGTTGAATAAAGAGGTTGTTCAGCTTAAAGACGAAATGCAACGTATCGCTAACGTTACAACTTGGGGTACTACGAAATTGTTGGATGGTTCTTCACCAAGCTTCGATTTCCAAGTAGGTATCCATAACAACGCAGAAGAAGATCGTATCTCCTTCAAAGCGCAAGAAAACGTAGCTACTTTGGATTCTTTGGGTCTTGCTGGTATCGACTTCTCTTCTAAAGAAGGTGCTCAAGAGTCTTTGAACAAACTTGATGACGCTCAAACTTCAGTGAATGGTACACGCGCTAACTTGGGTGCCCTTCAAAATCGTTTGACTTCAACAGTAGACAACTTGGGTGTAACAGTTGAGAACATGTCTGCAGCTAACTCACGTATCCGTGACACAGACGTTGCTCAAGCTTCTTCAGAGATGACTCGTAACAACATCTTGTTGCAAGCTGGTACTTCAACTTTGGCTCAAGCGAACCAAACTAACCAATTGGCTTTGAAACTAATCGGTTAA
- a CDS encoding sigma-54-dependent Fis family transcriptional regulator yields the protein MNDNNSTILPSSQNANQVMWNTNTTSKVMENKTIVYTSEVMGNLMKMIDRVAPSGANILVLGESGTGKELIARSIHDRSSRKNKPFVAINCGALRETLLESELFGHEKGSFTGAYNRKIGLAEAANGGTLFLDEIGELDPAIQAKLLRFIQEGEMFRVGGKDPIKVDIRLICATNRELDQEVVRGNFREDLFYRINTIVVSAPPLRRRKEDIPSLVNHFLNNSQHAYLNRGRTVSDDAMKILMKYEWPGNIRELQNVCERLQILSDGHMIMLNDLPENIRNPETQKDVIEYDPNMTLHDLEKRYILKALQHFGGNKTQAANNLGITIKTLYNKLHEYGEFEKFAVHTKPAK from the coding sequence ATGAACGATAACAATTCTACGATCCTGCCCTCTTCTCAGAATGCTAACCAAGTTATGTGGAATACAAACACAACTTCCAAAGTGATGGAAAACAAGACCATTGTCTACACTTCCGAAGTTATGGGCAACCTGATGAAAATGATTGATCGCGTAGCTCCATCAGGCGCAAACATCCTGGTTCTTGGTGAGTCAGGGACAGGTAAAGAGTTGATCGCTCGCTCTATCCACGATCGTTCAAGCCGCAAAAACAAACCGTTTGTTGCAATCAACTGCGGTGCTCTTCGTGAGACCTTGCTTGAGTCTGAACTATTCGGTCACGAAAAAGGTTCTTTCACTGGCGCTTACAACCGTAAAATCGGTTTGGCTGAAGCGGCTAACGGCGGGACATTGTTCCTGGACGAAATCGGTGAATTGGATCCAGCTATCCAAGCTAAGCTTTTGCGCTTCATTCAAGAAGGCGAAATGTTCCGCGTAGGTGGCAAAGACCCTATCAAAGTAGATATCCGTTTGATCTGTGCTACGAACCGTGAGTTGGACCAAGAAGTTGTTCGCGGTAACTTCCGTGAAGACTTGTTCTATCGTATCAACACGATCGTAGTAAGTGCTCCACCACTTCGTCGTCGTAAGGAAGATATCCCTTCATTGGTAAATCACTTCCTTAACAACTCTCAACACGCATACTTGAACCGTGGTCGTACGGTTTCTGACGATGCGATGAAAATTTTGATGAAGTACGAGTGGCCAGGTAACATCCGTGAACTTCAAAACGTATGTGAGCGTCTTCAGATTTTGTCTGATGGTCACATGATCATGTTGAACGATCTTCCAGAGAACATCAGAAACCCTGAGACTCAAAAAGACGTGATCGAATACGATCCAAACATGACTTTGCACGATCTTGAAAAACGTTACATCTTGAAGGCTCTTCAGCACTTCGGTGGTAACAAAACTCAAGCTGCTAATAACTTGGGTATCACGATCAAGACTCTTTATAACAAACTTCACGAGTACGGCGAGTTCGAAAAATTCGCAGTTCACACGAAGCCAGCTAAGTAG
- a CDS encoding tyrosine-type recombinase/integrase, translating to MSKAFQLSQNIDKYLKYMTFIKSASPLTIKHYTLDLQQAFELDKSSQSNKNSYTEAELMAAVRAAFNRWAPLSLASRNRKAATLKSFFHWAYVIESLLERDLSLQVTCPKVPRKLPHFISVDEALAVLHAFDGKHQVPLREKVLFLLLYGGGLRISEACTLRWDSVQLQQKTLRVMGKGNKERVVALPNLTVQALQKWKKESGFSDYVFGDAPLVQRTAYEMVRQSGQRAGLLKPLHPHALRHSFATHLLSSGANLRTLQEMLGHESLQATEKYTHLGIDQLARTMEALHPLGKGK from the coding sequence ATGAGCAAGGCTTTTCAGCTCTCTCAAAACATAGATAAATATCTGAAATACATGACTTTTATTAAGTCAGCCTCACCCCTTACAATCAAGCACTACACCCTGGATTTGCAGCAGGCTTTCGAATTAGACAAATCCTCACAATCGAATAAAAACTCATATACTGAGGCTGAATTGATGGCTGCGGTGAGGGCTGCTTTCAACCGCTGGGCTCCCCTTTCTCTGGCTTCCAGGAACCGAAAAGCTGCTACTTTGAAAAGCTTCTTCCATTGGGCCTATGTGATTGAGAGCCTTTTAGAGAGAGATCTGTCCCTGCAGGTCACTTGCCCTAAGGTGCCGCGGAAACTGCCCCACTTCATCAGCGTCGATGAAGCCTTGGCGGTCCTGCATGCCTTCGATGGAAAACACCAGGTTCCCTTACGAGAAAAGGTCCTGTTCCTTCTGCTTTATGGCGGAGGTTTGCGGATCAGTGAAGCGTGCACTTTACGTTGGGATTCTGTTCAGCTTCAGCAGAAAACTTTGCGCGTGATGGGTAAGGGAAACAAAGAACGAGTTGTCGCTTTACCAAACCTGACCGTTCAAGCCCTGCAGAAATGGAAAAAGGAATCAGGTTTCAGCGACTATGTTTTCGGTGATGCACCTCTGGTGCAAAGAACTGCCTATGAGATGGTTCGCCAAAGCGGCCAACGCGCAGGACTTCTAAAGCCACTGCATCCCCATGCCTTAAGACACAGTTTCGCCACTCATCTGTTATCCAGCGGAGCAAACTTGCGCACGCTGCAGGAAATGCTCGGCCACGAAAGCTTGCAGGCGACAGAAAAGTACACTCACCTTGGAATCGATCAACTAGCGCGAACAATGGAAGCACTTCACCCATTAGGCAAAGGCAAATAA